The following DNA comes from Notolabrus celidotus isolate fNotCel1 chromosome 12, fNotCel1.pri, whole genome shotgun sequence.
CCCataatttattcattattcatttcaatGCACCCCCATCAGAGAGACTCAAACATCCAGGGACTTACAGTTTGTTTCATCACGTATTGGTCACATTAAATAATATGCAGATATCAGCTGGCAGTAGCTTGGTAGCAGGAATTGACATTCagtgttaaaaatgtatgttatgcAGTGTTTGCATGAATCAAAGttctcagacagacagagcggAGGAAAAGAACAGTTTTCTGCttacacagcacagcacagcaaagGTGTGAAAGCTATCATGTCAACAAGCTAACCTCTCATTACTCATGCCACACAGCCACCTCACCCCAATTAACCTGTTCCATCCCATGAAGCACTTTTGTCTGACAAAACACATCCATCCACTCCCCTCCTTCCTGCAGCCTGTGCAGGCAATGCTTTAGACTCATTAAATACATGAACGTCACAAACCTTGTCATTTAGCTTTTGTCATAATCCATGTTCATGAGGAGACTCATTAAACTAGCCGTAGGATTTGACTGATAATGTTTTTCTACactggtttgtttttgctgGATCTCCCAAAAGTTGATATTTTAAGATAATATTCAGTATtctctaaaaaaaatgtttgtgtgcCCCAAAAATTCCCGACTGTTTCACTTtgatttctttgtctttttatcaGGTTACCAGTAGTGGTATTCCCTGAATTTCAGGGGGACACAACTTACCATCAAATTTGATCTTACCAGTTGGCAAACCAGTTTATCAGTCTTATCTTACTGGATATCCTCACACTTTTAGAATCCATCACACATCCATGACCAAACAGCAGTCAACATTTGATGACCTCTCTaccttctgtctgtctcttttcctttttttttgtttctccatCCTCCTTTTTCAAACCCTCTGATCACAACTGTGTCTGCACCTCTGCTCCATCTTCATCGTCTTTGCCACCATCAGGTGTGACTCGCACCATGAAGGAGCGGGTCACCAAGCCAACAGCCATGGCCCAGGGTCGCGTCGCTCACATGATTGAATGGCAGAACTGGGGCATGTCGACAGTGGGTCCAGGGGGCATCCCCCAGTCCCGCATCACCACCCAAGAGCGAGAAAAGGAGCGGCGGCTGGAGAATGACGCCTACAGTGACCTCAGTGACGGGGAGAAGGAGGCCCGTTTCACTGCAGgtctgaagcacacacacacccacacactcacacactcacaacctGTTTAATGTCATCAGCAGAATTATGTTCTCTCACCTCAGTATAACACACATTGATCCCTGCTGTTCCTTTGAACTCTGACCTCAGGTATTCTGCAACAGTTTGCAATCTCAGAGGCAACACTCCTAGCCTGGTCATCGATGGATGGAGAGAGTCCGCGGTCGGGCTCAAACCAGGGCAGCGTGGCTCATCTGAGCGAAGTCAACCAGGAGAGTATCACTAGTAGAGGTAAAGGTCTACAAAGGACCACATAAGACTGCAGCTGGCTAATCTAATGAAATGTCTTCCTCCTGTATGTACTACATGGACTGATTGCAGCAGAGAAAACagtaaaaattattttattatgtagCTGACTAGATGTTTAAAGTAGCACAGAGGGAAGCACATAATTGCAAAAACTTCTAAAATGATTATAAGTATAATGCTTGTGTAACTGGCTTCCTTATTTTCCACTGCTGGACCACAGTATATTTAGTCTCTATTACATGTAAACACGGCTGTTTCACAGTGCATTTTCAACATGATAAAGATTCATGTTGGCATGAACAGGCAGCATCATAACAGCTGTGTTGAATGTTTGTGTAGGTGTAGACAAGCAGCTTGCAGTATAGCATGTGTCATGCTGCTTAGTAATGAGAACATACTGTTCCATATCCTCTCTCCAGGCTGTAAGGTTTTCTCATCattaatttcacattttcttaCATGGAGGGAGGTCAACCATTGCACGGTGTCTGTAGAAATATGTGTGTCCTTTATCATGTTGTTACAAATGGAGATGTTTATAACATTTGTTCTGTAGTTATTATTAGTTAAACCTCCTGAAGGATATGCCACACATTTGAAGCATTTGCACCAGATGATATCATAATTTTCAGTAAGAGAAGTTTTAGTGCAGCAGTAAAATGTTTGGCGATGTTTACTCTTGGGCCCATTTTATACCCTTAGATAACTGCACAGAATTAGAGCTGCACTGAACAGTTTAAAATGACTAATACTTTGATgaatcaattcaattcaaactgGTTTCAGTAAATCAAAAATGGGTGAAGTACATTATATCTGTTAGAACGGTCGTTAGCTGAAACAGGGGCTTGTATTGATTTATCTGCTTACATTTAGCCTCCAGTTAAATCTGCTTTTTATGATCAGCATAccaaagacaaattaaaaactGAGTCAGTATTCTTTGTCTcgttttaaagaaaataaaaacacctgaaactttgtTAGCCAAACATATTAAAGGACTCTACTCTTTAGACCCAGCAACCTAGCATTGGTGGAAGATCAATTGTTGGTCATGAGAtgctaaaataaaatgttcatgttttataagACTTCCAGTGATGTCTTTAGACTTTAGTTTGGAAAAATTCAAAATCTAGATATCAATTTACGTATATCTGGTTTGGGACTGATTTTACATGCCTCAGAGATGATTTTAACTAAGATGAtctaaacaaaacacaacaaatcttgTTACATTACCTCAATCCAGACTCCATAAACCCTTCTCCTGTTACCATCAGCTCTACACTTCTGAAAAGCAATAATAGCAGCTGCTCTCTTCTCCATGTTTTCCAGATCAGATATTGCATCACTCCTCAGCAGAGGTGTGGCCTCACACGTACGTCTCCCAGGGCCACTACTGCCTGTCCTCCTCTGATGCATGGGAGCCGATCACCAATGACCCCTCCGTTGTGGCGTCTCCCGCTGCTGGCTCCTACGTTATGGGGACTGAGGGGTTTGATGGGCAGGCGGCGGCTCACTTTCTGtcgcagcagcaacagcagcaacagttcaccctccagcagcagagccaactccagcagctgcagcagatccaACAGATCCAGCACTACCAGCAACAGCAGCTCTTGCAGTATCAGCAACAACAGGTGAGTCTGGTGGAGTCATTTGACTGGGTGAGATGAGATAAAGTTCCTGTAAGATAAGAGGTAGAACTACAATCTAGTGTGGCACTCCAATAATGACACCTGAACAGCCCCTGAAAATAAGTAGGTTTCATCTTTTCAGATGGTTTTTTGAGTAACTGTGAAACTTCTGTGACTCAACTTTTTATCTTACACAACATGATCCTACTCAAACTTTCTCTCAgtcatatacagtatctcacaaaagtgagtacacccctcgcaTGTCTGCAaatttttaattatatcttttcctgggacaacactgaataaatgacactttgatacaatgtaaagtagtcagtgtacagcttctttaacagtgtaaatttactgtcccctcaaaataacttgACACACaaccattaatgtctaaaccaccagcaacaaaagtgaatacacccctaagtgaaaatgtccaaattgggcccaaaatgtaaatattctctgtggccaccattattttctatcactgccttaaccctcatgggcatggagttcaccagagcttcacaggtttccactggaatcctcttccactcctccatgacgacatcacggagcgggtggatgttagagaccttgcgctactccaccttctgtttgaggatgccccacagatgctctatggggtttaggtctggagacatgcttggctactccatcacctttaccctcagctttttagcaaggcagggggcatcttggaggtgtgtttggggtcgttatcatgttggaatactgccctgcggcccagtttttgaagggaggggatcatgctctgcttcagtatgtcacagtacatgttggcattcatggttcccttaatgaactgcagcttcccAGTGCAGGattcatgcagccccagaccatgacactcccaccatgGTGGTGggtgcttgactgtaggcaagacacacttgtctttgtactgcTCTTTGTACTGCTCACCTGGTTGCCGCCACCCACGCTTGACATCATCTAAGCCAAacaagtttatcttggtctcatcagaccacaagacatggttccagtaatccatgtccttaatCTGCTTGTCTTTAGAGAATTGTTTgcggactttcttgtgcatcatctatagaagaaatgtgaggggtgtactcacttttgtgagatactgtttGTTAAAAACAGTCACTCAGCTAACAAGGAGTTAGGTGTTCACTCTAAAGAGTGTTCAAATGTAGAATTATTGAAAAAAGTCATCTTAAGTGagttaagttttattttattttattttatttatttatctaggTTATTTCTTCTTCCCTTTTCCTCTTGTAGCTGTTTTATCTTGTGTATCACAatgttttaagtatttcatactGCTGTAATGTAACTCCTACTTCATAACAACCTTACAGGAGGGGAAAGGTAGTTTGTTAATATTACAGAAAGTGCAAACAGGTTCTGTTATTTTAGGATGTACAGCAGGTCAGCTATAAATTGCTTTAATTTCtattcaacaactacagcttgGAGAACAAAGTGGACAGAGATTTACTTTGGTTTTAACAAACATTGCTTTCTAGAGAACATTCCTCTTCAGATAATAAACTTAACAAAGCAAAGAAACTCCTTATCTGAGGAGTTGTTTAACATGCTTAAACAAAGACAGCTGTGTTTCTTTAAACAGAAAGTTTGGGccgaataaaataataaattcatatattcatcaaaatgaaaagatgcctctctcctcctcctccagcacagATGAAAACATTATTGATCACTGCTGTAGTCAGAAAATGGGTTTTCTGTTGTCCTCCTAATCCTTTATTCTGGGCTGCCAACATGAGGCTTTGTGTACTTTGTCAAACTGCTTGACGCTGTGTCACCTCTGACATAAAACAAGCCCCTAAGCTCGCCTCTGTCTCcacacttcctcctctttctgcttCCTAGTCGCTGGAGCACCGGCTGCACAGTGCCAACCACTCTTTGCAAGCGACGCCCAACAGCACCATCCACAGTCTGGTCCATCCCGCTCACCCTCCATTGGTGGATCTGTGGAACACAGGGCAGATGGAGGCCTATCAAACGGAGGCCGGAGGCTTCATGGGTGTGTCAGCGGTGGTGGAGCCGAGCCTCTGTGTTCCCTCTGGAGACGAGACGGTGGGAACAGAACACTCCCCGCTGCTGGAGCaacacgaggaggaggagggggtcaAGGTGAGGTGAAGGCAGGGTGAGATTACATAAAAttacatcttcactctttaatttTTTATCTCTGAGCTGCTGAGCAAGCACTGTAAGGGACTGTACTGCTGCTTTAAGGCCTTTAACTATAACATTCTGCATCATTTGTTGTTATTACGTTTAATTTGATCCCTTACATTTTAAGGATTTATTTTCAATCACCTCGGAATGGATTGGTGTTTGTTCATGCTATTGTTGTAAATCGAGGGCTAAAAGGATTCGTTGTTTAGTTCAGTTGCCCGTCCAGAGCAACAATCAAAATTTCCTGGTAAATGTTGGAGTAATTGAGCAAGCAAAAGTGCAAAACATATACTGTTCCTAACTTCTCAAGAaaaaaatggatttttttctgttttatatctCTGTGAATCGAAAATCTTTGGACTGCTTGGTGGATGAAGACATTATGATTACTTCCATTACCTGAGGTggatttttacacttttaaaaggCTGAACaggtaataaaggactcatagaaaacacaagattatTCCATGTTGTTGACAAATAATTTAAGGATCTGTAAAAACACCAAATTGAGGTGAATAATCAAACACATTTACCTGTTGTGGCATGACTTAACAAGACATTTTTGTTACAAACTGAAGATTTGAAAGAGTTTGGATTTATGACCTAGGGAGAGACTCATGAAAGGTGCATGTGTTGCATCATGGGGATTTTAGGAAACAGCTTTTTAAGCTTAAAACTGAAATACTAAAGACAGAGAAACTTGTAACTCAGTTGCAATTGGCCTATTGGTATAAGCATGTGTCCcgtatacagaggctttagatCTTGTCCCACTGGTTGGACTCCTGGCCACGACCcttcgctgcatgtcttcccccgatCTTCAGATTCTTTAGATGTCCtatcaaaaagacaaaaatgccccaaagaaaaaatagattaaGAAAAATCTGTAACTCTTATAACCTCTGTTTCTTCAATCAGTTTCCTGTGATCCATGTCAGTGTATGAAGGTGAAATGTTTAGTTGATCGAGTGCCCCTTTAATGCACGGAAGCACAAAATTCATACATTTTCTAAATGAGGTTCACGTATGCtgagtttgttttcttaaaaaaatatccTACGGCAGTGACACTTTTATGACAGATAACTAAATGTCATCTGGGATGGATTTTTCCTTTCAGGGATTTCTGTAAAGGTCTTTATCACTCGATCCATACTTTTGTTTGTAGCCTGAAAGATAGGAAATCAACTATAAACCCATTCATGTCAGACTGGAGTAATGAAACAATCTAAGATTATTTATTAAATGGCCAAATAAAGGTTTCATGACAAAATGATGTCAAGTTAAGTAATCTACTGACTTCAACTTATTGTTCAACTGTGTCTTTGAATGACCTTGAGATActgattgtttgtattttgcTTTTTCACGTCTGTCCtgctcaggaggaggaggtcacaCTGTGCATGGAGCCCGAGTCGACCATGTTGACTCCGCCCACGCAACAAGGAGACGCCTCCGGTGGAAGTAGTCCAGGGCAACCGCCAGCAGAGCCAATTACAGAGCGGAAGGCCTCCGATGTCAGCTCTGGCCTTGTTCAAACATTAGAGGGGAAGGACGAGGAGGGACCCGCCGCTTCCATGGCAACCAACTGAGCTACTGGATGTCGAGGGACCTTTTACGAACTGACCAGGGAGTCAGCGAGGAAGGAGCGtaataatacaatatatatCTATTTATCTGTTCCCTTTTCAGGtatcaaaaacacaacttttcagTTGGAAATGAATTCTTCAAACTGGTGAAAGACTGATTTAAAGGTGGACTCACAAAGAGACAAGAGCTGATGCAACAAAGGACACCTATTTCTTTGTAAGCCTTACATCCAAAAGGTAACTGAGGAGAGGATTAAGGAAGGAgggactgaagaggaagaggtagAGGAGCACCCACTGATGGAGACATTTCCATTAGTGAAGTGAAACCACAGTTAGAGGCAGAAGAGGGGAACGGAAACATGCATGCTTTTAATAAGGACAAGCAACTCGACCCTGTCATCGtcttataataatgataataaaaatctaccataagaaaacattataataagaataattttgtaagaaagaaaaaaaaagattaagacAAAAATCTATGTATAAGtgtacaataagataaaaagtTTTCCCTCTGGAGAACTTCTCTGTTTACAGCTGTTACTCAACATATTAGTGTTTAATCAAATTTATTTCCCTGTTGCATCAAACTCACACAGTATACTTCAAAATTACTAACCCAAAAAATTCCACACGTGATCAAAATAGGCTCAGAAAATGTCAGCATTTCAGTGAAATGCAGATTAACCCTCCAAAATAAATTGATGTTGTGGCACGTGAATGCCCGAGGCACAACCCAGGGACAGGCCTGTCCTGCTGACTGCACACACTGAACCCTGCACAGATAAGGATTGTACTGTAAGATAGTGTGCTTCctactctgtctctctgtatgcATGTTTCTTCAGAGTACTATGGAGTACCTGTACTATACAGCACTGTATAGACTTTGCACTGAACCATAGTATCCCAGGTGGGGCCACAGCAAGTCTGCGGCGAGAAATAAAGACGGAGCTGCATAAAGCGAATCTCCTTTGCACTGATGCAATCCTACAGATCAGAGGTTGCCTTCGGACGGTCAATGTTACCCAGTTCCCACTCTGAAAGCTTTCAGCACCACTGACAACCAAAACCGAGCCACTTAACAACACAAAACCCTCAGCTGCTTGTTTATTTCCACAGACGTCTTCGTGATAAATTGAGGATGATAACCACTATTTGAATGTACTGGAAGACAGATGGCAGAACATGAGCGTTTGTTTTTGATGTCTCTTCACACTCCACATGGGACAGAATCAAACAAGATAAGTCTTTCAAACTTGTGGGAGTGTGGGGGGGTCGGCTGCAAATGGATTCACTGCTTGCTCGCCTAGACCACCACcccatgtacacacacacagacagacacacacacacatacatacacacacatacacacataacatACACAAATATCTAAATTGTAACCAGCAATAGACAGGCAGAACACTGGCTTCCCAACAGCCCAGTGTCAGCTCTGTCACATAGATGTAAATAGTCTGAGTATATAAAAATCGCCTCTTACTTACAGTCACAACTGTTCTAGTGCAGtatgatttctttatttttgtacacCTCTCAATCCCACTTTATTTTGGGATTGCTCTCAAGCTTTTTGgcctatttttctctctctcatgtgaGCCACCACTTGAAGATAAATGAAACGGAGGAATGTTTGTGTTGTAAATAGAGCGATCATTAACCAAGCGAGTCCATCAGTGGGGACACAAAGAACTAACAGTTGTAGGTTTGAGTCCACGGGGGGGAAATTACAGCCTGCGTGCCGCTCAATCAGCCAATCAGGGAACAGAACAGAAGACTTGGACTGAACACTGGAGCCGAACAGATCGGTGTCTTCCTGCTCGTTGTGATTACTGTGAAGCAGCTGCCTAGAGTGTGATAGTGATTCTAATGATGTTTGAGGaagcatgttttcatttcttttttttcttttcgttTTGCCTGAGGAGGAATGGGTATTTTCCAGTGAGGAGA
Coding sequences within:
- the fam131bb gene encoding protein FAM131B isoform X1, whose amino-acid sequence is MAKSALGSSQSGAADGVPVQKDGEQHGRSEFSWEGINLSMEDTTSILPRLKRNSNAYGIGALAKSSLSGVSGVTRTMKERVTKPTAMAQGRVAHMIEWQNWGMSTVGPGGIPQSRITTQEREKERRLENDAYSDLSDGEKEARFTAGILQQFAISEATLLAWSSMDGESPRSGSNQGSVAHLSEVNQESITSRDQILHHSSAEVWPHTYVSQGHYCLSSSDAWEPITNDPSVVASPAAGSYVMGTEGFDGQAAAHFLSQQQQQQQFTLQQQSQLQQLQQIQQIQHYQQQQLLQYQQQQSLEHRLHSANHSLQATPNSTIHSLVHPAHPPLVDLWNTGQMEAYQTEAGGFMGVSAVVEPSLCVPSGDETVGTEHSPLLEQHEEEEGVKEEEVTLCMEPESTMLTPPTQQGDASGGSSPGQPPAEPITERKASDVSSGLVQTLEGKDEEGPAASMATN
- the fam131bb gene encoding protein FAM131B isoform X5, with translation MGCIGSRRLTADGVPVQKDGEQLSMEDTTSILPRLKRNSNAYGIGALAKSSLSGVSGVTRTMKERVTKPTAMAQGRVAHMIEWQNWGMSTVGPGGIPQSRITTQEREKERRLENDAYSDLSDGEKEARFTAGILQQFAISEATLLAWSSMDGESPRSGSNQGSVAHLSEVNQESITSRDQILHHSSAEVWPHTYVSQGHYCLSSSDAWEPITNDPSVVASPAAGSYVMGTEGFDGQAAAHFLSQQQQQQQFTLQQQSQLQQLQQIQQIQHYQQQQLLQYQQQQSLEHRLHSANHSLQATPNSTIHSLVHPAHPPLVDLWNTGQMEAYQTEAGGFMGVSAVVEPSLCVPSGDETVGTEHSPLLEQHEEEEGVKEEEVTLCMEPESTMLTPPTQQGDASGGSSPGQPPAEPITERKASDVSSGLVQTLEGKDEEGPAASMATN
- the fam131bb gene encoding protein FAM131B isoform X7, giving the protein MEDTTSILPRLKRNSNAYGIGALAKSSLSGVSGVTRTMKERVTKPTAMAQGRVAHMIEWQNWGMSTVGPGGIPQSRITTQEREKERRLENDAYSDLSDGEKEARFTAGILQQFAISEATLLAWSSMDGESPRSGSNQGSVAHLSEVNQESITSRDQILHHSSAEVWPHTYVSQGHYCLSSSDAWEPITNDPSVVASPAAGSYVMGTEGFDGQAAAHFLSQQQQQQQFTLQQQSQLQQLQQIQQIQHYQQQQLLQYQQQQSLEHRLHSANHSLQATPNSTIHSLVHPAHPPLVDLWNTGQMEAYQTEAGGFMGVSAVVEPSLCVPSGDETVGTEHSPLLEQHEEEEGVKEEEVTLCMEPESTMLTPPTQQGDASGGSSPGQPPAEPITERKASDVSSGLVQTLEGKDEEGPAASMATN
- the fam131bb gene encoding protein FAM131B isoform X2, with amino-acid sequence MGCIGSRRLTADGVPVQKDGEQHGRSEFSWEGINLSMEDTTSILPRLKRNSNAYGIGALAKSSLSGVSGVTRTMKERVTKPTAMAQGRVAHMIEWQNWGMSTVGPGGIPQSRITTQEREKERRLENDAYSDLSDGEKEARFTAGILQQFAISEATLLAWSSMDGESPRSGSNQGSVAHLSEVNQESITSRDQILHHSSAEVWPHTYVSQGHYCLSSSDAWEPITNDPSVVASPAAGSYVMGTEGFDGQAAAHFLSQQQQQQQFTLQQQSQLQQLQQIQQIQHYQQQQLLQYQQQQSLEHRLHSANHSLQATPNSTIHSLVHPAHPPLVDLWNTGQMEAYQTEAGGFMGVSAVVEPSLCVPSGDETVGTEHSPLLEQHEEEEGVKEEEVTLCMEPESTMLTPPTQQGDASGGSSPGQPPAEPITERKASDVSSGLVQTLEGKDEEGPAASMATN
- the fam131bb gene encoding protein FAM131B isoform X3, whose amino-acid sequence is MAKSALGSSQSGAADGVPVQKDGEQHGRSEFSWEGINLSMEDTTSILPRLKRNSNAYGIGALAKSSLSGVTRTMKERVTKPTAMAQGRVAHMIEWQNWGMSTVGPGGIPQSRITTQEREKERRLENDAYSDLSDGEKEARFTAGILQQFAISEATLLAWSSMDGESPRSGSNQGSVAHLSEVNQESITSRDQILHHSSAEVWPHTYVSQGHYCLSSSDAWEPITNDPSVVASPAAGSYVMGTEGFDGQAAAHFLSQQQQQQQFTLQQQSQLQQLQQIQQIQHYQQQQLLQYQQQQSLEHRLHSANHSLQATPNSTIHSLVHPAHPPLVDLWNTGQMEAYQTEAGGFMGVSAVVEPSLCVPSGDETVGTEHSPLLEQHEEEEGVKEEEVTLCMEPESTMLTPPTQQGDASGGSSPGQPPAEPITERKASDVSSGLVQTLEGKDEEGPAASMATN
- the fam131bb gene encoding protein FAM131B isoform X6, translated to MAKSALGSSQSGAADGVPVQKDGEQLSMEDTTSILPRLKRNSNAYGIGALAKSSLSGVTRTMKERVTKPTAMAQGRVAHMIEWQNWGMSTVGPGGIPQSRITTQEREKERRLENDAYSDLSDGEKEARFTAGILQQFAISEATLLAWSSMDGESPRSGSNQGSVAHLSEVNQESITSRDQILHHSSAEVWPHTYVSQGHYCLSSSDAWEPITNDPSVVASPAAGSYVMGTEGFDGQAAAHFLSQQQQQQQFTLQQQSQLQQLQQIQQIQHYQQQQLLQYQQQQSLEHRLHSANHSLQATPNSTIHSLVHPAHPPLVDLWNTGQMEAYQTEAGGFMGVSAVVEPSLCVPSGDETVGTEHSPLLEQHEEEEGVKEEEVTLCMEPESTMLTPPTQQGDASGGSSPGQPPAEPITERKASDVSSGLVQTLEGKDEEGPAASMATN
- the fam131bb gene encoding protein FAM131B isoform X4; this translates as MAKSALGSSQSGAADGVPVQKDGEQLSMEDTTSILPRLKRNSNAYGIGALAKSSLSGVSGVTRTMKERVTKPTAMAQGRVAHMIEWQNWGMSTVGPGGIPQSRITTQEREKERRLENDAYSDLSDGEKEARFTAGILQQFAISEATLLAWSSMDGESPRSGSNQGSVAHLSEVNQESITSRDQILHHSSAEVWPHTYVSQGHYCLSSSDAWEPITNDPSVVASPAAGSYVMGTEGFDGQAAAHFLSQQQQQQQFTLQQQSQLQQLQQIQQIQHYQQQQLLQYQQQQSLEHRLHSANHSLQATPNSTIHSLVHPAHPPLVDLWNTGQMEAYQTEAGGFMGVSAVVEPSLCVPSGDETVGTEHSPLLEQHEEEEGVKEEEVTLCMEPESTMLTPPTQQGDASGGSSPGQPPAEPITERKASDVSSGLVQTLEGKDEEGPAASMATN